Proteins encoded in a region of the Candidatus Angelobacter sp. genome:
- a CDS encoding AbrB/MazE/SpoVT family DNA-binding domain-containing protein, whose amino-acid sequence MILELKLRKVGNSVGVVLPKEALAHLNADEGDTVSVTDGPDGSLRMSPHKAAVARQMEAVQDVMKRYRHTMRELAK is encoded by the coding sequence ATGATTCTCGAATTGAAATTACGCAAGGTGGGCAACTCGGTGGGCGTCGTCCTGCCGAAAGAGGCGCTGGCGCACTTGAACGCGGACGAGGGCGACACGGTGTCGGTCACAGACGGGCCGGATGGCAGCTTGCGAATGAGTCCGCACAAGGCCGCAGTCGCGCGCCAGATGGAAGCGGTGCAGGACGTGATGAAGCGGTATCGTCACACCATGCGCGAGCTGGCCAAATGA